From the Leishmania donovani BPK282A1 complete genome, chromosome 30 genome, one window contains:
- a CDS encoding N-acyl-L-amino acid amidohydrolase, putative, with protein MNAYADVYRARSVYPLSILLTHVPRNSPPPHIPPPYLSHKIMPVPFQQLMCEVRATADETIKWRRYIHQYPELSFKEFRTAAFVAETLRSFGCPALAVTHPVPTAVVANLTGGAGDGPIVALRADMDALPGDEETDLPFKSQNTGAMHACGHDAHTAMLLSAAKVICAHQADIKGSVRFIFQHAEELLPGGAKDLVAAGVMEGVKSIFGMHCSPRYEAGTVGLMPGINTSYTDFFKLIIRGRGGHASTPQLLVDPVPITAEIVMAIQTITARKIDPRVVPVVSITTMTTGPNESHNVIPNEVKLMGTVRSRHKAVREQVPRDIERIASNIAAAHGAAATLDFTFGYDCCDNDPEVTAQVRCIGERILGSANIIDPKVPLYGGEDFSAYQLEKPGCFLWLGTANKSQGICEMCHSTKFRVDETALPIGVSFHVGYVYDNVMA; from the coding sequence CGATCGGTTTACCCGCTTTCCATTCTCTTAACACACGTGCCTCGCAacagccctcctccccacatACCTCCACCTTATCTTTCCCACAAAATCATGCCTGTGCCGTTTCAACAGCTGATGTGTGAGGTGCGCGCGACCGCAGACGAGACGATCAAGTGGCGCCGCTACATTCACCAGTACCCGGAGCTGTCGTTCAAGGAGTTCAGGACGGCGGCGTTTGTTGCGGAAACGCTGCGGAGCTTCGGCTGCCCCGCGCTGGCCGTCACACACCCGGTGCCGACGGCTGTTGTGGCGAACCTcactggcggcgctggtgacgGGCCGAtagtggcgctgcgcgccgacaTGGACGCGCTGCCGGGGGACGAGGAGACGGATTTGCCTTTCAAGTCGCAGAACACGGGTGCGATGCACGCGTGCGGGCACGACGCGCACACTGCGATGCTGCTTAGCGCTGCAAAGGTGATCTGCGCGCATCAGGCGGACATTAAGGGTAGCGTGCGGTTCATTTTCCAGcacgcggaggagctgctgcccgGCGGCGCGAAGGACCTTGTTGCTGCCGGCGTGATGGAGGGCGTGAAGAGCATCTTCGGCATGCATTGCTCACCGCGGTACGAGGCGGGCACTGTTGGTCTGATGCCCGGCATCAACACAAGCTACACGGATTTCTTCAAACTGATAATCCGCGGTCGTGGCGGCCACGCGTCGACCCCGCAGCTGCTTGTGGACCCCGTACCGATTACCGCCGAGATCGTGATGGCAATCCAGACGATTACTGCGCGCAAGATCGACCCGAGGGTGGTGCCCGTTGTTTCGATTACAACGATGACGACGGGACCGAATGAGAGTCACAACGTGATCCCCAACGAGGTGAAGCTGATGGGGACTGTGCGGTCGCGGCACAAGGCTGTGCGTGAGCAGGTGCCGCGCGACATCGAGCGCATTGCGTCGAACattgctgctgcacacggcgccgctgcaacgTTGGACTTCACGTTCGGGTACGACTGCTGCGACAACGACCCTGAGGTAACTGCGCAGGTGCGATGCATCGGCGAGCGTATTCTTGGTTCTGCCAACATCATCGATCCCAAGGTGCCGCTATATGGTGGTGAGGACTTTTCTGCGTACCAGCTGGAGAAGCCCGGCTGCTTCCTGTGGCTGGGTACGGCCAACAAGTCGCAGGGTATCTGCGAGATGTGCCACTCGACGAAGTTTCGTGTCGATGAGACCGCGCTCCCGATTGGTGTCAGCTTCCACGTGGGCTACGTGTACGACAACGTCATGGCGTAA
- a CDS encoding ama1 protein, putative yields the protein MPQGQYSQKPNDGPTQPVKTRPGQNVYTGNPMNAPGSRAAVQNRKEDWRFPLCVCCDDMDSCCEACCCFTCQVSRQCNMLVNNRREIHWPYCLLMTLCDVSLFFFSVTCVFASETRRLARERYGISGSGIDDCCIGYWCRTCSAQQVLLEMTAMNEFPGATCYEAAPQPAANRMV from the coding sequence ATGCCGCAAGGCCAGTACAGTCAGAAGCCTAATGACGGCCCTACACAGCCTGTGAAGACAAGGCCTGGACAGAACGTTTACACCGGCAACCCGATGAATGCGCCAGGCAGCCGTGCTGCCGTCCAAAACCGCAAGGAGGATTGGCGCTTTCCGctatgtgtgtgctgtgaCGATATGGACTCGTGCTGCGAGGCGTGTTGCTGCTTTACCTGCCAGGTGAGTCGGCAGTGCAATATGCTCGTGAACAACCGCAGAGAGATCCACTGGCCTTACTGCTTGCTCATGACCCTATGTGACGTGAGCTTGTTTTTCTTTAGCGTGACGTGCGTCTTTGCCAGCGAGACACGTCGGCTAGCGCGCGAGCGGTACGGCATTTCCGGCAGTGGCATCGACGATTGCTGCATCGGGTACTGGTGCCGCACCTGctctgcgcagcaggtgctgctggagatgACCGCGATGAACGAATTCCCAGGGGCCACGTGCTACGAGGCTGCCCCTCAGCCCGCGGCCAACCGGATGGTCTAG